The nucleotide sequence AGTATCAATCAGGTGTAGTAAAAAATTAGGCTTGgttttgatcaatttttttaactttttatatattgaaaaaaaaagtcacatcaaacataaatgaaatgatgacaaaaaaggtttcattcatttaaattttcacaaaaaatggTAAAGCAATTGATTCCAGACATCAGGAACTCCAGGTACACACCAATGGGTACAATCTGAATACGATGCCGGTTTATTCAACCGGTCTTTTGTTAAAGGTTCCCAGAATTTCCGGTACACCGATGGATGACCATCTTTACGATACTCAGACAACTGAGTGATGTTTATAACTGAAACCTTTGGTCCCAGTCTCTCCAACACTCTCTTCACCATCCTCATTGTCTGAATGTCTGACCCACTTCCCCAATAGCTCTCTTCCTCTATCGGTTTCTTCTCCCCGTAGCAGTTTCCTTCGCTTCCCGGGTTCCACTCTCGGCTCCTGACCAGTTCCAACAGCTCGTTTTAAACAAACGACTAGAATCAATCATTCTGATGGGAGTAGTATTGGGGATAAGTATTTTGTTACCATTGATGCGTAGGAGACATTGTGACAAAGAAAACCCGCTTTTTCTTTGGATCGACATTGTTAGCAATCCAATCAGCCCAAGCATTCATCGCCATCTCCATTCCCTCTGCTCCTTTCACCTCCTCGCATGACCCTTTTTCTTCGCTGCTCCATctttagttcaaaaaaatatgCAATGAGTAACCCAAATTGTTGTTTCTTCCCGGTATTATTACATACAGATAAAGAAAACGATGTCTATATTATATACTTACCGGATCTTGACAGGGTCTTGCCTCCACCATAAGTAGGTGTTGAAGATTAAGATATCAGCATGTTGCCACTTTGATGCATGCTTAAGAACCGAATCAGGTCGTATAATGCGTTCGTCCAACCTATGGTTAACAGGGTCATCAGAATTCGATTCCACCAGCAAAGGAGCCCAGAGAAATTCCACCGTGGCATTGTAGTCCTGCGAGTACATACACCAACCAAAAGTAACCAAAGGCACCAAAACCCCCCGGAACAAAGATGCAAAAGAAAATGTgtgtttattattaattaccTCTGCCCTGAAAATGGTGAGGTGAGCGTTAGGAGACATAGACTGCTTGTCACGTGGAATTACAGACTGTAAGAGACAAACCATTGATATCCATTGGCCTCTGTTTAATGAGTCTCCAACAAACATCAATCTCTTTCCCCTCAGCTTCTCCCACATGTCTGTCACATTCCATCTACAAGATAATTTGGTGGAATGAAAGTATGAAACCACAGAGTAgaacacacaaaacaattaGCACCAAAAAATCATCGATTTTGGTACCAATCTTTGCAAGCAATACAAATTGATAACAAGCAAGCTATTCAATTTCTCTCCATTCTTCATTTGATCAAAATCACTAATctacagaaacataaactcttATATACACAAACTTAGAAAATGATACCAAGAAACAGCAAAATCAAACAAGCAGCAAAGTAGTAGTAAGATCGAAACCAACCTGTTCAAGTTGCAGGAATGAGGTTGCCATCTCCAATGCTGATAATCCAAATCCTTCCGGCCGTGCTTCTGACAAGCCAACTGGTCAGACATGTAAGGGCAGTCAGATTCTTTGTGCAAAGGGTAGGATGAATTATCAAAGACCCATTTCCCAGAGAAGACATCACATTGATCCTCCTTTGGTCCATGATGACCagaagagtcttcttcttcttcttcttcttcataaggGTCAACCAATCTGATGTTCTTCTCACTGTACTTTTTCGTGGAGTTGCATCTGCTGAATCTATCCAAAACCTCTGCAAACCACACAGAATCACttgggaaattaaaaaaaaaaagcaatttggGAATTTCATAGATAGAGGAAGCAACGAGATTTCAGCAGAGAAACTACAAACTAAGTGGAAGAGTTACCAAGAGGAGCTCCCAAGTTGATATTAGCAGGAAGATTAGGCTTGACGAAATTGAAAGTGGAAGAAGCTTGAGGGAGAATTTGAGAATGACTAGTAGCGGCGTGGAAGTGGATCTGGTGAATGGTACGCTCGTTGAAGAGAATCATAACGGTGACGACGAGCATAAAGAGAAGACCAGCTAGTGGAAGCCGACTCTTCTTTCTGCTGCTCCATCTCTGCGACATCGGACACTTTTCTCTTTAG is from Camelina sativa cultivar DH55 chromosome 20, Cs, whole genome shotgun sequence and encodes:
- the LOC104768296 gene encoding protein trichome birefringence-like 35 — encoded protein: MSQRWSSRKKSRLPLAGLLFMLVVTVMILFNERTIHQIHFHAATSHSQILPQASSTFNFVKPNLPANINLGAPLEVLDRFSRCNSTKKYSEKNIRLVDPYEEEEEEEDSSGHHGPKEDQCDVFSGKWVFDNSSYPLHKESDCPYMSDQLACQKHGRKDLDYQHWRWQPHSCNLNRWNVTDMWEKLRGKRLMFVGDSLNRGQWISMVCLLQSVIPRDKQSMSPNAHLTIFRAEDYNATVEFLWAPLLVESNSDDPVNHRLDERIIRPDSVLKHASKWQHADILIFNTYLWWRQDPVKIRWSSEEKGSCEEVKGAEGMEMAMNAWADWIANNVDPKKKRVFFVTMSPTHQWSREWNPGSEGNCYGEKKPIEEESYWGSGSDIQTMRMVKRVLERLGPKVSVINITQLSEYRKDGHPSVYRKFWEPLTKDRLNKPASYSDCTHWCVPGVPDVWNQLLYHFL